A genomic stretch from Clavelina lepadiformis chromosome 5, kaClaLepa1.1, whole genome shotgun sequence includes:
- the LOC143459925 gene encoding uncharacterized protein LOC143459925 gives MAATATSLKTQLQEDVLTCAICCSQYVDPRVLKCQHSFCHSCLQGCLKANRSNSIKCAICRKMTKLTKKGLADVPSNFVINGLLQMVKEQKVESPLTSKHSTKETLKPESRNKLSSGKNQAKTGGKVAALKAVYEKGLKDKNDNKPLLKRGYADDNQESSPLVKSSSSDTESSSMEEFTLTDDDNSYSYSDSSTSYDDETTSTSSSDSASNSSDYTSDAIPAKPNLKSCHGIKVGMAVCVFSKSGRPNKGIVRILEKFNRKAPLQTHVYAGVELERENDKLTTDDIEDMDESYLFYWLMDFDEPCAVVRVDQCCPTKWVDELMCTI, from the exons ATGGCTGCTACTGCAACTTCGTTGAAAACACAACTACAGGAGGATGTACTAACTTGTGCAATATGTTGCTCTCAATACGTCGATCCAAGGGTACTGAAATGTCAACATTCATTTTGTCATAGCTGTTTGCAAG GCTGCTTGAAAGCAAACCGCTCAAATTCCATTAAATGTGCTATCTGTcgaaaaatgacaaaattgaCGAAAAAAGGTTTGGCAGACGTTCCCAGTAATTTTGTCATCAATGGTTTGTTACAGATGGTTAAAGAGCAAAAG GTGGAAAGTCCATTAACTTCGAAACATAGTACAAAAGAAACTCTTAAGCCTGAGAGCCGAAATAAACTAAGTTCCGGGAAAAATCAGGCCAAGACTGGTGGCAAGGTTGCTGCTCTCAAAGCTGTCTATGAAAAGGGTTTGAAGGATAAAAATGACAATAAGCCTCTGCTGAAACGAGGCTACGCAGATGACAATCAGGAAAGTTCTCCTTTAGTGAAATCCTCTTCGTCTGACACT GAATCGTCAAGCATGGAAGAATTTACACTCACGGATGATGATAACAGCTACAGCTACTCGGACAGCAGTACTAGCTATGACGATGAGACCACGAGCACGAGTTCATCGGATAGTGCAAGTAACAGCAGTGACTACACTTCCGATGCCATTCCTGCAAAACCGAATTTGAAAAGCTGCCACGGGATCAAGGTTGGCATGGCG GTCTGTGTGTTTTCAAAAAGCGGTCGACCAAATAAGGGGATTGTGCGCATTTTGGAGAAGTTCAATAGAAAAGCACCCCTCCAAACGCATGTTTATGCTGGAGTGGAGTTG GAGCGAGAAAATGACAAGCTTACAACAGATGACATAGAAGATATGGATGAAAGTTATCTGTTCTATTGGTTGATGGACTTCGACGAACCTTGCGCTGTCGTCAGGGTCGACCAGTGCTGCCCGACAAAGTGGGTTGACGAATTGATGTGCACAATTTGA
- the LOC143460530 gene encoding glucosidase 2 subunit beta-like isoform X1, producing the protein MICKACPVCLLIVIYISSIVESDYVEVVRPRGVSLTRKVFYDPLKDFTCLDGSRTISFQFVNDDYCDCFDGSDEPGTSACPDGQYHCTNAGFRPLNIPSSRVNDGVCDCCDGSDEWKNQSLCPNTCKELWRIEKEEREKQTAEESQGYTIRQELAETGRAKKAEREAALKDYEEKLGLLKETEEKLKSHKDEIEAKETEAKDAARKLMEEELAQKTAEENHQRGEQAFAEMDTDKDGSLVIDEILQHKELDPNLEDGSFTEEEAKAILQNDAVDLSVFMESVWPSINGSFETTLSPPIEEQEQPSAEVERHDAEEAAFREEELEKQALLEEENIDLEDENDDEYYEDDDEDEDLEDDDEDFSDEEDYEKNQAKETSADVKESFFYDDATRELIEEAEEARKRYQANQDSKKNIEREIESLQKGLDMDFGPDEAFQALQFKCFDFETLEYRYKLCPYDKTSQTPNKGGSETNLGRWGSWSGPENFRYSKMKYENGLGCWNGPARSTEVRIRCGLEHKILSVDEPSRCAYVFEFATPCACTQPEPAGDSFPRDEL; encoded by the exons ATGATTTGTAAAGCATGCCCTGTATGTTTATTaattgtaatatatatatCTTCAATTGTTGAATCTGATTATGTTGAAGTAGTTCGACCAAGAGGTGTTTCACTTACAA gaaaagttttttatgaCCCACTGAAAGATTTCACTTGCTTGGATGGAAGTAGAACCATAAGCTTTCAGTTTGTTAATGATGATTACTGTGATTGTTTTGATGGTTCAGATGAACCTGGTACATCGGCATGTCCAGATGGCCAGTACCACTGCACAAATGCAG gtTTTCGTCCTTTGAATATCCCGTCATCAAGAGTTAATGATGGTGTATGTGACTGTTGTGATGGGAGTGATGAGTGGAAAAATCAAAGCTTATGTCCAA ATACATGCAAAGAGCTGTGGAGAATTGAAAAAGAGGAAAGAGAAAAACAAACCGCCGAAGAAAGCCAAGGCTACACCATTAGGCAGGAATTAGCTGAAACTGGCAGAGCTAAAAAAGCTGAACGAGAG gCTGCTTTGAAAGACTATGAAGAAAAACTTGGTTTACTTAAAGAAACTGAAGAGAAGTTAAAATCTCATAAGGATGAAATTGAAGCAAAAGAGACTGAAGCAAAGGATGCCGCTCGCAAATTGATGGAGGAGGAATTGGCACAAAAAACAGCAGAAGAGAATCATCAAAGAGGGGAGCAAGCCTTTGCTGAAATGGACACTGACAAAGATGGAAG tcTTGTTATTGATGAAATTCTCCAACATAAAGAGTTGGACCCTAATTTAGAAGATGGGTCTTTTACTGAAGAAGAGGCAAAG GCAATATTGCAAAACGATGCTGTTGACCTAAGTGTGTTTATGGAATCTGTATGGCCATCTATTAATGGCTCATTCGAAACAACACTGTCTCCACCTATAGAAGAACAGGAACAACCATCA GCTGAAGTGGAAAGGCATGATGCAGAAGAGGCAGCTTTCAGGGAGGAGGAGCTTGAGAAGCAGGCATTGTTGGAGGAAGAGAACATTGACCTAGAAGATGAAAATGATGACGAGTATTACGAAGATGATGATGAGGATGAAGATCTCGAGGATGATGATGAGGATTTTAGTGATGAGGAAGATTACGAGAAGAATCAAGCTAAG gAAACCTCTGCTGATGTAAAAGAATCATTTTTCTACGATGATGCGACAAGAGAGCTGATCGAGGAAGCTGAAGAAGCAAGAAAAAGATATCAAGCTAACCAAGACTCTAAGAAAAACATTGAACGAGAAATTGA GTCTTTGCAAAAGGGTCTTGACATGGACTTTGGGCCTGATGAAGCATTTCAAGCCCTTCagtttaaatgttttgattttgaaacaCTGGA ATACAGATATAAACTCTGCCCATATGATAAAACATCCCAAACTCCAAACAAAGGAGGCAGTGAAACAAATCTTGG GCGATGGGGTTCTTGGTCTGGACCTGAAAATTTCCGTTATTCCAAAATGAAATATGAGAATGGTCTAGGTTGTTGGAATGGTCCTGCAAGGTCAACAGAG GTGAGAATTCGTTGCGGGTTGGAACATAAAATTCTCTCCGTAGATGAACCATCTCGTTGTGCTTATGTGTTTGAATTTGCAACTCCGTGCGCATGCACTCAACCAGAACCAGCAGGAGATAGTTTTCCACGTGATGAATTATAA
- the LOC143460530 gene encoding glucosidase 2 subunit beta-like isoform X2: MICKACPVCLLIVIYISSIVESDYVEVVRPRGVSLTRKVFYDPLKDFTCLDGSRTISFQFVNDDYCDCFDGSDEPGTSACPDGQYHCTNAGFRPLNIPSSRVNDGVCDCCDGSDEWKNQSLCPNTCKELWRIEKEEREKQTAEESQGYTIRQELAETGRAKKAEREAALKDYEEKLGLLKETEEKLKSHKDEIEAKETEAKDAARKLMEEELAQKTAEENHQRGEQAFAEMDTDKDGSLVIDEILQHKELDPNLEDGSFTEEEAKAILQNDAVDLSVFMESVWPSINGSFETTLSPPIEEQEQPSETSADVKESFFYDDATRELIEEAEEARKRYQANQDSKKNIEREIESLQKGLDMDFGPDEAFQALQFKCFDFETLEYRYKLCPYDKTSQTPNKGGSETNLGRWGSWSGPENFRYSKMKYENGLGCWNGPARSTEVRIRCGLEHKILSVDEPSRCAYVFEFATPCACTQPEPAGDSFPRDEL, translated from the exons ATGATTTGTAAAGCATGCCCTGTATGTTTATTaattgtaatatatatatCTTCAATTGTTGAATCTGATTATGTTGAAGTAGTTCGACCAAGAGGTGTTTCACTTACAA gaaaagttttttatgaCCCACTGAAAGATTTCACTTGCTTGGATGGAAGTAGAACCATAAGCTTTCAGTTTGTTAATGATGATTACTGTGATTGTTTTGATGGTTCAGATGAACCTGGTACATCGGCATGTCCAGATGGCCAGTACCACTGCACAAATGCAG gtTTTCGTCCTTTGAATATCCCGTCATCAAGAGTTAATGATGGTGTATGTGACTGTTGTGATGGGAGTGATGAGTGGAAAAATCAAAGCTTATGTCCAA ATACATGCAAAGAGCTGTGGAGAATTGAAAAAGAGGAAAGAGAAAAACAAACCGCCGAAGAAAGCCAAGGCTACACCATTAGGCAGGAATTAGCTGAAACTGGCAGAGCTAAAAAAGCTGAACGAGAG gCTGCTTTGAAAGACTATGAAGAAAAACTTGGTTTACTTAAAGAAACTGAAGAGAAGTTAAAATCTCATAAGGATGAAATTGAAGCAAAAGAGACTGAAGCAAAGGATGCCGCTCGCAAATTGATGGAGGAGGAATTGGCACAAAAAACAGCAGAAGAGAATCATCAAAGAGGGGAGCAAGCCTTTGCTGAAATGGACACTGACAAAGATGGAAG tcTTGTTATTGATGAAATTCTCCAACATAAAGAGTTGGACCCTAATTTAGAAGATGGGTCTTTTACTGAAGAAGAGGCAAAG GCAATATTGCAAAACGATGCTGTTGACCTAAGTGTGTTTATGGAATCTGTATGGCCATCTATTAATGGCTCATTCGAAACAACACTGTCTCCACCTATAGAAGAACAGGAACAACCATCA gAAACCTCTGCTGATGTAAAAGAATCATTTTTCTACGATGATGCGACAAGAGAGCTGATCGAGGAAGCTGAAGAAGCAAGAAAAAGATATCAAGCTAACCAAGACTCTAAGAAAAACATTGAACGAGAAATTGA GTCTTTGCAAAAGGGTCTTGACATGGACTTTGGGCCTGATGAAGCATTTCAAGCCCTTCagtttaaatgttttgattttgaaacaCTGGA ATACAGATATAAACTCTGCCCATATGATAAAACATCCCAAACTCCAAACAAAGGAGGCAGTGAAACAAATCTTGG GCGATGGGGTTCTTGGTCTGGACCTGAAAATTTCCGTTATTCCAAAATGAAATATGAGAATGGTCTAGGTTGTTGGAATGGTCCTGCAAGGTCAACAGAG GTGAGAATTCGTTGCGGGTTGGAACATAAAATTCTCTCCGTAGATGAACCATCTCGTTGTGCTTATGTGTTTGAATTTGCAACTCCGTGCGCATGCACTCAACCAGAACCAGCAGGAGATAGTTTTCCACGTGATGAATTATAA
- the LOC143460076 gene encoding solute carrier family 35 member D2-like protein isoform X2, translating into MGHVVDRLNVLNGHKKRQQLKNLFRNFVICCEKAIALMDVSEVSATKQILAAGFYGLSSIAIMMVNKSVLTNYKFPSAQFLGLGQMIAAVFILMFGKFFKLVSFPDFHRSTILKIQPLPLLYFGNLVCGLGGTKQISLPMFTVLRRFTILLTMILEIYVLGKHPSKTIVITVITMIIGSIIAASDDLAFDLIGYIFIFCNDIFTAANNVYIKKHLNTNDLGKYGIIFYNCLFMIIPATLLLYYTGDFEKSMQFESWNDVNFLVLFVLSCTMGFILIFSTTLCTAYNSALTTTVVGCIKNIVITYIGMVFGGDYVFSWTNFVGINISVFGGILYSFVAFKAKQKKDSGPG; encoded by the exons ATGGGGCACGTTGTCGATAGACTGAATGTTCTGAATGGTCACAAGAAACGACAACAACTGAAAAACCTGTTCCGTAACTTTGTCATTTGTTGTGAAAAAGCAATCGCTTTG ATGGATGTGTCTGAAGTCAGTGCTACCAAGCAAATCCTAGCGGCAGGATTCTATGGGCTCTCATCCATTGCGATTATGATGGTcaataaaagcgttttgaccAATTACAA ATTCCCCTCTGCACAATTTCTTGGTTTAGGCCAGATGATTGCAGCAGTGTTCATTCTAATGTTtgggaaattttttaaacttgtatCATTTCCAGATTTCCACAGGTCCACCATTTTAAAG ATACAACCACTGCCATTActttattttggaaatttagtGTGTGGTCTTGGAGGAACAAAGCAAATTAGCTTACCTATGTTTACTGTTTTACGAAGATTCACCATATTGCTTACTATGATTTTGGAAATATATGTTTTAGG TAAGCATCcatcaaaaacaattgttatcACTGTCATCACTATGATAATAGGATCCATTATTGCAGCCag TGATGATTTAGCGTTTGATTTGATTGGTTACATCTTCATCTTCTGCAATGATATCTTTACCGCAGCCAATAATGTCTATATTAAGAAACATCTGAATACTAAT GACCTTGGAAAATACGGTATCATTTTCTACAACTGTCTCTTCATGATTATTCCTGCAACATTACTGTTATATTATACTGGAGACTTTGAGAAATCTATGCAATTTGAGTCATGGAATGATGTTAATTTTTTGGTGTTATTTGTCCTGTCTTGTACAATGGG gtttattttgatattttccaCAACATTATGCACTGCGTATAATTCCGCTCTAACAACAACAGTAGTAGGGTGCATAAAGAACATTGTTATCACTTACATTGGGATGGTGTTTGGTGGTGATTACGTGTTTTCCTGGACAAACTTTGTCGGAATCAACATTAG CGTATTTGGAGGCATTCTGTATTCATTTGTCGCATTTAAAGccaaacagaaaaaagatAGTGGTCCAGGTTAA
- the LOC143460076 gene encoding solute carrier family 35 member D2-like protein isoform X1: MGHVVDRLNVLNGHKKRQQLKNLFRNFVICCEKAIALVIVRDGVDVSHLLKSIYLITKMDVSEVSATKQILAAGFYGLSSIAIMMVNKSVLTNYKFPSAQFLGLGQMIAAVFILMFGKFFKLVSFPDFHRSTILKIQPLPLLYFGNLVCGLGGTKQISLPMFTVLRRFTILLTMILEIYVLGKHPSKTIVITVITMIIGSIIAASDDLAFDLIGYIFIFCNDIFTAANNVYIKKHLNTNDLGKYGIIFYNCLFMIIPATLLLYYTGDFEKSMQFESWNDVNFLVLFVLSCTMGFILIFSTTLCTAYNSALTTTVVGCIKNIVITYIGMVFGGDYVFSWTNFVGINISVFGGILYSFVAFKAKQKKDSGPG, encoded by the exons ATGGGGCACGTTGTCGATAGACTGAATGTTCTGAATGGTCACAAGAAACGACAACAACTGAAAAACCTGTTCCGTAACTTTGTCATTTGTTGTGAAAAAGCAATCGCTTTG GTAATTGTAAGAGATGGTGTAGATGTGTCTCATTTGCTTAAGAGTATATACCTGATTACAAAGATGGATGTGTCTGAAGTCAGTGCTACCAAGCAAATCCTAGCGGCAGGATTCTATGGGCTCTCATCCATTGCGATTATGATGGTcaataaaagcgttttgaccAATTACAA ATTCCCCTCTGCACAATTTCTTGGTTTAGGCCAGATGATTGCAGCAGTGTTCATTCTAATGTTtgggaaattttttaaacttgtatCATTTCCAGATTTCCACAGGTCCACCATTTTAAAG ATACAACCACTGCCATTActttattttggaaatttagtGTGTGGTCTTGGAGGAACAAAGCAAATTAGCTTACCTATGTTTACTGTTTTACGAAGATTCACCATATTGCTTACTATGATTTTGGAAATATATGTTTTAGG TAAGCATCcatcaaaaacaattgttatcACTGTCATCACTATGATAATAGGATCCATTATTGCAGCCag TGATGATTTAGCGTTTGATTTGATTGGTTACATCTTCATCTTCTGCAATGATATCTTTACCGCAGCCAATAATGTCTATATTAAGAAACATCTGAATACTAAT GACCTTGGAAAATACGGTATCATTTTCTACAACTGTCTCTTCATGATTATTCCTGCAACATTACTGTTATATTATACTGGAGACTTTGAGAAATCTATGCAATTTGAGTCATGGAATGATGTTAATTTTTTGGTGTTATTTGTCCTGTCTTGTACAATGGG gtttattttgatattttccaCAACATTATGCACTGCGTATAATTCCGCTCTAACAACAACAGTAGTAGGGTGCATAAAGAACATTGTTATCACTTACATTGGGATGGTGTTTGGTGGTGATTACGTGTTTTCCTGGACAAACTTTGTCGGAATCAACATTAG CGTATTTGGAGGCATTCTGTATTCATTTGTCGCATTTAAAGccaaacagaaaaaagatAGTGGTCCAGGTTAA